AGACTGAGTTGGGTGGTGAAATCCCTGAGGACTTGAGCGACTACGACTTCACTACGGAGCATGAAAAACTACTTGGCAAACTCATTAAACAAAAGCTTAATACGGATTATTATATCATCTATCAATATCCTCTCAATTGCCGTCCCTTTTATACTATGCCTTTGCGTTACGGTGACAGGTCCGCTCACACAACCAACTCCACTGTTAACCCAAATGAACACACTGTTAACTCTGTAGAACACAATACTAACACTACTAACTCTCTAAACTCTGTAGAAAGTGTAAACTCTGTAGAAACTTTGAACGCAGTAGACTCAGTTAGTTGGAGTCGTAGTTATGACTTTTTTATGAGGGGTGAGGAGATATTATCTGGAGCTCAGCGAATCCACGACAGTGTGGAGTTGGAAGCCCGTGCTAGAGCTTGTGGAATTGATGTGAATACTATAAAAGATTACATTGAAGTGTTTAGGTACGGTTCATTTCCACACGCAGGGTCGGGCATAGGTCTAGAACGAGTCGTCATGCTGTTCCTAGGACTTACAAACATACGCAGAACCTCAATGTTCCCCAGAGATCCCAAACGTCTTACTccttaatttattatcttactttttatttagttagTAATGTGgttagttatatataattagctccctttGCCAGTCCCCCacctcactactatccgggccaattGTCGCTTGACTTTGGAGTTCATACGGGATTTAATAGTTCCATTCCACTATTCCAActtactatagtattaattttatagtaaaCTGTAGTTATAGTTatgtagttaattagctccctttggcagtcccccgcctcactactatccgggccagTTCCCGCTTGACTTTGGAGTTCACCCGGAATGTGTATTATTCACTGTACTACCATAACTAGTTATAGTAttgtaatgtgtaagatgTGATTTAAGAAAGATGAAAGAATCGGTTGAAGGGTTCGAGTAGAGGATTGAGATTATGTTCCTGTTCCAAGTATTCTGTAAACACTGGTAACAAATTTTCTTCAGAGTCAGATTTTGGAGTGTAGAGTTCGGAAATTGAGCTGACCAATGATGGATCGCAGTGACGATGAGCTGTTCCAATGACACAAGTGGACAAGGTTAAAGATAACAATTCTTTATCACCCAAGTCACCCAATTCCTAATacaaaatgttaattattgagGAAATTAGGTGGAAAAGGAGAGGAAAATTGAGGGGAAAGTGAGGGGGGAAATTGAGGGGAAAATGGAAACTTTCTTCCTCAACATTGTCTTCattactaaaattacttaACTAATAACATAACTGTGAGGTACGGTTAATTGTTGTTTTTGTTGAGGGTTGAACATGTGATTGTAGACAAATGTTAAGTCACAAATAAACGAATCGTCCCAGCCCAGCTCCTTAAATCTATAACAatacaatttaaaatgtaacaCAATTTAATATGACAATAGATAATAATACCGTTGAACTTGGGATTGTGGAGTTGGGTATTGGAATGGCGAGTAAACTCTTGATCTTCCAGTCTAACAAATGAATAATTCTACTGTGGTTACGAAATAATTCGAGTAAAGCCACTTGATAAAACATGAATTCGGCCTTGTCTAAGATAAATTCAGTTGAGTAATTGTTACATGTTCggagtaaataaataaagaaCTCTTCCTCATCTTCACACCAAACCATTTTATTACCTACACATTCATTCAGTTGGAATAGTACAGTGGGTATTACGGATCCCATATAAATGCCAAAGTCAAGCGGGAActggcccggatagtagtgaggcgggggactgccaaggggagctaattaactatacctaactatatacttagatatatacccctagagggagctacttaactatacctaactatatacttaataaatacccctagagggagctaattaactatacctAGAATtgtatacccctagagggagctaattaattatataactaataatatagtaaataactgagtagATAGTGGGATAACTAAGAGGtagcaagcaccgtaacggagaAACGGAAACCTCATTTGACAGATGATTTTCTAAATAAGTGAGAGCGAATTCGCTGAGAAAAACCGTTGGTAAATCATAAGAAAAGCCGTGACTCAGTAGCCTCTCCAAATTCCTCACCTCCCTCAAATCACATCCTAACTACActattacacactattatcaagtttatatataattattaagtTAACTAAAATATCTATAGTGAGGATTACGGCGTGAAAGTGCTTTGAGCTGAACGACGAGGAGTCAACTTTATACTCTGGaaaaagtgttaaaagtTCGTTGGTATGTGTCAGAATATGAATTTTCTTTTGAATTTCATGGTCGAGATCCAGATCAAAACAAACAACAATTGAGTATTTTGATAGTAGCCACAGTGACAGCGTGTCCAAACCACAGCCAAGATTAACAAATTGCACTGTTTCACCCTCAAAATACGTGAGAAATCGCTCGATGATCCATCGAATTGATAAAACCTTCAGGGTGTTAACtgaaaaaaattaactttattaaaaGTACAAAGACTTCCTAAGGTACTGCCGTGACTCCTGGAGCAGAAATATTTCATAAACTCGTCGTCGAAATAGTTCTTCTCCACCGCCTCCCTAACACAGTTTTAACACTTATAATAACTGAATGTTAAGTAAGAAATTGAGTAGCTGGGATACAACTTAGTGGCAAGGATGTTTGGCGAGAAGTAAGTTTTATCTGGATAATTTTCCAGCTTCATGccgtaaaatttaaattatttattctaGAATCCCCAGATTTGaaattctacacatttttaacacattattcCACAACATTTACACGTGATTCCACTGTGATTACAGTGTTAAGATAGTttaaagtgtgtaaatagtgtattatattattaattatgtgATGTGTTTGTTTTTGAAAGATTCGTACAGTTGAATGTCAGACTGCTCCACAGATTTTCTAAACACATGAAATTACACCGtaaa
The Theileria parva strain Muguga chromosome 3 map unlocalized ctg_530, whole genome shotgun sequence DNA segment above includes these coding regions:
- a CDS encoding Leucine carboxyl methyltransferase family protein yields the protein MKLENYPDKTYFSPNILATKLEAVEKNYFDDEFMKYFCSRSHGSTLGSLFNTLKVLSIRWIIERFLTYFEGETVQFVNLGCGLDTLSLWLLSKYSIVVCFDLDLDHEIQKKIHILTHTNELLTLFPEYKVDSSSFSSKHFHALGCDLREVRNLERLLSHGFSYDLPTVFLSEFALTYLENHLSNEVIKWFGVKMRKSSLFIYSEHTRPNSCFIKWLYSNYFTGRSRVYSPFQYPTPQSQVQRFKELGWDDSFICDLTFVYNHMFNPQQKQQLTELGDLGDKELLSLTLSTCVIGTAHRHCDPSLVSSISELYTPKSDSEENLLPVFTEYLEQEHNLNPLLEPFNRFFHLS